The Bacillus sp. Y1 genome has a window encoding:
- the comGD gene encoding competence type IV pilus minor pilin ComGD, translating to MNNNHGFTLIESIFVLSMFALIVSFSFLFVRPQMFFLDKQLFFSQFKDDLYYMQQYAISNHTVVSVNILPLSHRYYAKDQNGKYIVDRTYSNKVNIREGSQNLYFRYNTSGNINTFGTLYIDIQEERYKFTFNIGKGRFYVVQN from the coding sequence ATGAATAACAATCATGGGTTTACTTTAATAGAATCTATTTTTGTGTTAAGTATGTTTGCTTTGATTGTCTCGTTTTCTTTTCTTTTTGTTCGTCCTCAAATGTTTTTCCTCGATAAACAGCTCTTTTTTTCTCAATTCAAAGATGACCTTTATTATATGCAACAATATGCTATTTCAAATCATACAGTTGTTTCTGTAAATATCCTCCCCCTATCTCATCGATATTACGCTAAGGATCAGAATGGGAAATATATTGTGGATCGAACCTACTCAAACAAGGTGAACATTAGAGAAGGTTCACAAAACTTGTATTTTCGATATAACACCTCTGGAAATATAAATACCTTTGGGACTTTGTATATTGACATACAAGAAGAACGGTATAAATTTACGTTTAACATAGGAAAGGGGAGATTTTATGTTGTACAAAACTAA
- the comGC gene encoding competence type IV pilus major pilin ComGC, whose product MKKFIQNEKAFTLIEMMIVLLVISVLLIIAVPNISKHNSNIKEKGCEAFIKMVEAQVQSFEMDKNRLPTGLAELQTEGFLQENQSTCPNGDIVTISSTGAVTANNE is encoded by the coding sequence ATGAAAAAATTCATCCAAAATGAGAAGGCTTTTACACTTATTGAAATGATGATTGTTTTGCTTGTAATTTCAGTATTATTAATCATTGCGGTACCGAATATCAGCAAGCATAACAGCAATATTAAGGAAAAAGGATGTGAAGCTTTTATAAAAATGGTAGAAGCACAGGTTCAGTCTTTTGAAATGGACAAAAATCGTTTGCCAACTGGTTTGGCAGAATTGCAAACAGAAGGATTTTTACAAGAAAACCAATCAACCTGTCCAAATGGAGATATCGTGACGATCTCGTCTACAGGAGCTGTCACAGCTAATAATGAATAA